In Pyrus communis chromosome 15, drPyrComm1.1, whole genome shotgun sequence, the genomic stretch AGGCAACACCCAATTACCGTGAATTATCCTAGCAATCACCCACACTCTCTCTCgaaagattttttagtgtaaccGGAACACGTAAATTAGTAAATATTCACCCAACGGTTCCCAACAACGTGTAGATCACCCTTTCCCCATCCGTGCCATCTTCATAACATCAATCTGCACCACTTCCCTGATCTCCCTTCTCCCTTACCCCTCATGGTTATGAAGATTGTTAGATTGTTTCATATctgaactttttaatttttgacaaaaatcttatcattttttttaattggagtttatttctttatgtaattagagtttttaattttttaaaatgaatttttaaacGCTAAGATAACGGAATGGATTACATTGGCTAACGATATAAAATACAAGGACTAAATAGGTAAAATTCAAAACATGAGGATTAAATTGATTAAAAGGTTAAAGCAAAAAGACCAATTTAATATTTAAGCCTAATAataaactggaaaaaaaaaaagtaagacaTGTTTATTTATACAGAGAATATGAGTTTTATTCTATAAATGAACTTTTAATTTCTATTAACCAAATTCATTTTTCTCACATActtgcttttatttttctccCCTCATTTATTTTGAGTGGTTTAGGAGACCTATTGAagcagaaaaaaataaaagggaggagaaggaggagttTGTTATTTAGTGGTGGTTGCACAAAATAAATAGAGTTTTTGTGTGGAGTTGAGGAAGGATTAGTACAACTCGTATTATTAGGACTTAATCATTGAGGGGAGGCTTCTTTACAATGAAGCAGTTTCCTCTTATCCACTTGATATTTGTCTTCTGGAACAACAAAAGCCAAAATCCAAAAGCAATAAGCAGCTTTTCTCGTTTATTATAAGGCACGTAACaacaattttcctttctttttcaagactttttaagttgtttttatttattcgctgGGCAGTAGCTAGCAAGTCCACCATCCAGCACCACCTACACTCGTGGTGTTATACATTTCAAATGTTTAGTAAAACATCTCCTTCAATTATTTTGTGTGGCCTCCATCCGTACAAATGGCACTAACCCTATGAATTTAACTTCGACAAGAAAAATACTCACGgaattaaagtatttttttcTATACTACATGATTGGGATACAGGACACCTGTGTAACATATTGGACCACCCAGATCATCTTCAAAACACGATTTACATGTCTGTGAATTCATTATTTGAAGACAGCAACAAAACGTTAAATAAAACCAACATTATTGATCTGAAACGGATAATGTTTGGCTGTATAAACTTggataaaatatttgattttataatGCAGTTGTCTCTGTGTTTAATTTGTCGGATCAATAATATCGTTGTCCTGGGGTTTTGTTATTTGCTTCTCTTCATTCCACACAGCTCAGTCACTGAGGTTCGTCGCCGTTTTCATATGGTAATTGACCATTGTGTACAGTTGTCTCCCATCTTCCTCTTATGAAATTAAAATGGGCCATATTGATGTGACAAATATATGGGAGAAGGAAATAATTAGAGATTTTAGAAATATAGAAGGGAAGTAAGGAAATGGAACTTGACTAACTAGGCGTCTCTTGTTGATTTGATTCTTGATGTTTAAGCATTTGCCATTATAAATTTCAAAGGGAAACTCAAACTGTTCCAATTCCATATGTATTAATAACTAATATAGAACAAATGGCCGACTGGATTGAAGAGTAAATGGACTGATGGAAGACGAAGAGACGCAGTGAGAATTTGCAGATTTAGTGTCCAAGCTTTGATTTGATGTGATGTATGATGGATTTTGGCTGAGCTTCTGTAATAAATTATGTTGTTTTCCTTTCGTTTAAATTCCtaagaaattttagttgttcCAGGGTGTTGTAAACAGGTTATTTAAGTCATTGGGCACTTTGTATTGTAATCATCTTTCAATCAATAATCAATCTTTTTGAGATTTTTCTCATAACTGGTGGACTCTAGACTTCTGATTCTTCAAAGAGTTACGCTTGTAATGCTTTAGCTTCATGCTATATCATAAATACacataacaattaaaaattgaaatagcTGATTTGGTAAACGCAATGAACTCAAAAATTATAATCGCAAAAATGTGTGTAACTTTGCAAGAGATATACAAACAATTAGTGTAAACATAACCATGAGAGACCTAATTGGAAGACATGAGGGAATTACTCTCATTCATAGTTTAATTTATAGAATAACATGTAACGTATATACTCGTATTTTAGACACACAAAAAAATCTCTTCATACGAAGGGAGAAGAAGATGGCACAAATCATGCAGAAGAGTTGACTAATCCCTTAGTTTTGGTGAAGCAAAACGTATTAATCTTACATTCCAAGCATGCgggaaaaaaatgacaaaacctCCCTCCTCACCACCTCATCAAGCAAATACCAACACAACACAACAGGCACAACTGTCATCAATCCATAGGGATTTCCAAGTGCCCACTTCCCAGCTTTATTCTttcctctttatttttatttaaaacttttttttcctcaaaataCATTATTCGCCACAAACTAAGCCAAATTTTGCTCGAGTTGCCTTAACTCTTtcgtaaaaatatatttaaacagaaaaataatttaataataataatactatcaAGTAGCATGTTCCTGACAATCAACCATTCATCATATTGTcgttacttagtactacggtctagtagtattcttcaattttcaccaaatgcaaatttaaaccacattattactagctcattatgaggctaaatcCATCCCTCTCGCTTTTTGTGTAGATAATAGCGTgtgttctaaaaataaaaaaaaataaaaacaattcaaCATATTCTCcggggtaatgctaggaagactttATAAACTACaagatgtgtcaccaataagaaataagtaacacttagtaataatccaatcatcaacttccatgccatttagtttgcaaaatttagtcttcctagcattaccctattCTCTGCGAGTCTTCTCGACTTCTGAAATAATGGACTGCCATGATGAAATGACCAATTGATTTCCTTCttaagaagagagagaaaattaaaaacaaatcaaCATATTCTCAACACATCTTTGTGTCATTTTTGGCTGATCCATGTGACGATTATATAGCAAAGAGCTTGGGATTCCAATTGTTTTGCTGCGAAACCATTTTTCTGTCACGTCTCAAAACTAGGTTTGTAAAAATGTTGTATATTATAAGGCACATGAGAGTACAAATGTTATTAAGTGAATATATAGAAGAGTATTATCAATTCTTTGTCATGTAAACAAAACGCAAATACGTATCAACATCATCATTGACAAAAAGGAATTGGAATTTTGGAACCATTATTTTGCACTTTTCAATTTCCCATTCCCTTCAAGAAATTTTCAGTATATCGGAAATACGGTCTGGTACATCAAATGccataatacaattggttgaatttttttttttcaagtttccaaCCACACTTAGTATATCCGACCGTGTTCTcaacatattgaaaaatctctcatttcttCCTCCTTAAGCTAGTTGACAACAACAGTACATACACCCTAATTCAACACAACCACTATTTCACCTTTCCATTCATTTCATTTCTTAATTCATCATCATATTCATGGAAAACGCatataataatttagtttaatgACATTCAGAATATTTGGTCTATCAGCAATCGGAAGTATCAGTTCTTTAACAAAAAGAGCATGAATATAAAAGATTAACTGAAAAGGTGGAACATAACAAAATTGGcgaaatttcacaaaattaaacATCGAGTATATATTTATATCAAAACGCCCAActtgatttcaattttatttacaaatagaTAGTAAGCATGACactattgttttatttaattgtaaTATTAAGATTAAAGACAGTGATAATAATGTGCATCCGTGTACTAAGAACTCTTGAAAGCTAATACTTGTATCACATTAAAATACTAATTACTGCTAATGTAAAAGGAGCCTCAATGAATTACTGCAGAGGTAAAAGAAGCCATGCGAACGTAACCGCCCTCtgttcttctcctcctcccttcatcttcttcctcttgcttcttctcttctttctgAATCTGCTTCTTATCTTCAATGAACTTCTTTATTTTCCAGTTAAACTCCTCCGTCCTCCGCCGCTcttcgtcttccttctccttcctccgcctctccctctccctctccaccCTTTCATTCTCATACTCTTTCTTCTGCTTCATCTTGTTTTTCACAATAAATTCCTGTATTTTCCGGTTGAACTCCTCGTCGTCCAACACCTCCACGGACCCCAACCGTCTCGCAGCCTCTTCCCCGCCGAAGCTCTTAGTTTTCCGGTAAATATCCGTCTCCGATCGCCGTATAACTCTTTTAGTACTACTTATCTTCTTCTTAAACCTCTCCGATTGTGTTCTCATGTACCGCTTCTCCTTCTCCACCAATGCAGCGTCAGCACTCTCCATAGTAATTGCAGGAACCGGAGGGACGTAACGACTTTCCGTTTCTGTAACCGTTTCGCGGCGTTCAACCGACGGCAATAGCACCACTGCATTTTTAGACTCCTCATCTGCCTTCGACTCTGTTTCTGGAAAAGACGGCGTCTTCTCTGTTTCTGAACACACACCGCCGTTATCTCCGCCATTGACGACGACGCTCCGGCAATACACTCTGTTGAAGGCGAACTCCTCGTATACATCCGGTGATCGGGCGGACTCTTCGTCGTGTTGGCAGGCCATAGCGTAAATGGCGGCGAGGAGCGCCATGATGAGCGAGAAAACGTAAAACTGGTTGTCAAAGACGGCGTGAACTTGGCGGGAAATGTCGGAGAGTTGGTAGGCGGACGGAAGAGAACGGGAGAGGGCGAAGATGAGAGGAGAGACGGCGGCGCACGCCGTCAGAACGGATTTGAACTTCTGTTGGCGGCGGTACTTACGCATGGCAATGGCTTTCTCGGCCGCCATGTAATCGAACGCTGCCTTGTATGTATCCATGTTttggagagaaaaaaatgaaatgatctAGGCGATGGCCACGGTGGTTGTGCGTTTTGTGTGAACGCTCGACGGAGACCGCTGTGGCGATGAGAGTGAAGACTGAAGAGCATGAAGAGGGTGTATTTATAGAGGGTTTGGGTGGCTTGAGAGATAATTTAGGCAAGGAATTACGGAcagagaaaatggaaaattttCCGGGAAATATTAGCGAGGAAGAGAAAGTATGAGAGAATCTTGTGTCTGTCTTTTCGAGAGACCGATTTGTCGCCCATTTTATAGGTAGATCTTGGAATATCATAGTCTGAGTTTAtaatttccttaattttttttttatgacaaatgatattatttacacggGAGATGATGAGCTTAGCCTCAAAATTATCTAGTAATAATGTAACTCAAATTTGTCTggcaaaaatcgaacctaaaatctctcacttacatgtgaaggtgactacttttttttttttttttttttttttctatgaatGGGTAAGTAGACTCCACTCCAGTATGACCCGACCCAGGACACATGACTCTAATCCAGTAAGACAATATGACAAAAATCAAAGTATGAGAAAAGGGGATAAAAatagaaggggaaaaaaatccTAGTCCCAGTAAGTGATAGCAATAATCCCAATGTGGCGtttattgatattttaaataattttaagtcaaatttttctttgttaaacaaataattatgtGATTCTTCCCTTCCGATAATGTAATGTAATGTAGTCTAATAATTGGTATTAATTTCCCTCCGATGATGAGATGCATGCATAGAAATAATTCTCGTTATCAAAAATTTAGGATGAAAGGGACTCTTTGacaagaaatttttttgtgtgtcGAGAAAACGGTACCTCTTACtttcaagtgaagaaaaataccatcaGATATAGTACTGAATGGccacttttgtttgtttttaatatacattaaattcatttaaatcaAGCGAAAAGAGACTAAGGATAGATGGTGGAGCACACCATTCAAAATTAACTTATTACTTGAGAAAAACTTTACAATTGAATGTGTTAGATGACTCATAACTAttcaaaataacaatataaaatccCTAATTAAATCTAactcaaaataatttttctaattAAATCAAATCTCTAAAATTCTTTCCCCTTTATATTTTCCTAACACATATTTTTATATGTGCATCCTCAATTAGATAATCTTCAACCATATTCTTTCTAAACACAATAATAAAGAGGCAAGCGAACTGTTACATGAGCACTCGGTTGAAGTTGTGCGCTTTTGATCAAAAGCCACGGGACACACATCAACAAGCATGCATGCCTAACAAGATGCATGGTTTTCCATCTTTTTTCTGAAACTTTTCGTGATTACATATTTTGCCACATGAACTTTCACCAAAAGCacctaaattaattaaaaagacaCACCCCCATTGCAACGGCTTCGATGAATCCTCTTGCAATGGCTCGATCAAGAAGCCTCGATGGCTTTAAGACCCAACAAATAACCTGTTTCGGAGAGATGCTTCTATCCTCTACTGGGACCCTTTCATAGGAGAAGGCAGGGAtatgattgagattaaaaatacaAGATTTAAAATAGTtatagaaattaaatttaacGGCTAAAACACTAGTAATATTGAATGATATATAGGATTGAAACCAtacccaaaaaacaaatatattaatCTTTTGTTCAACCTGTTCCCTCTTATGATGATCcctacaatttattttttttggatatGAATTCTCTCCCATCCCATTTTCCTCTCCTCTTCTATTTGAACGCTCAAGATTAAGTCAtatcatcatcttgtttgaccttctttgtagagagagaaagaagaagaggaaactgAAAGAGGAGGGGAAGGGAAAAGAAGGGCGAGAATCCAACTCCCAATTTTTAGTGCGACCATCACATAGTAATTTATCCACACATCATAACATATCACATAATTACCCACTGCTATTACTAATCCACATGTTACAATATAAGTGGTGGACAACATGATTGATGAACCTAAGAGCATATCATTGTAATAAACGATATGCACCATGACGAGATTGATAACTACCAAGCGATCGActatcagaagaaaaaaaattcagataatCCACGCATAGTCCTGCTGGCACTCTCCACATTTGCTGTCGTAACTATACAATGTTTGGACTGGCTTAAGTTGCAGAAAATCAACGCAGTCGAAATATACGAACATCGCCAAAACAATGACAAACAAGATTTGAATTCGACCAGATGCAGCCGAATTCGTTGCGCAATCCTCTGTCCATGTTTATCATGTTGAAGATGGACTTCAAAGACATGTTCAAGCTGATCTAATCTACATTATTTGGTCTATAATGTATGATTCGTACTCAAATTCTATATATGATTTTGTTTGTGACTTGTGAGATGCAGAGGTGGCAATGGTGGAAGCAAAGAATCTGCCAAAGGCGGAGCAAAACATGGTCAGGGTTTTGCGCAAACACCGGAAACTGCAACAGTCAATGCAGAAACTGGGAAGGTGCTTTGCACGGAGCTTGTCACGCTCAATTCCCAGGAGTTGCTTGCTTCTGCTACTTCAGATGTTGATTCACGATCAACGAACAGCAGCAGGCAGCAGTATCTTCAACTTCAAGCTTCGACATGTATCCAGTTATATAAATGTAAACAAAAGCTGCAAAGCAAGCCTAGTACTACTCACTAAATAATAATACTGCTGCAGAACTACTTCTACTAACCATCTTATGAATGAATCCGATAAACAGAGAGGTTCTAACTTTACTTCTCTAATACGATTAACTGCACTTCTCAAAAACTGCAGTCAATTTTACTAGACAAAATATCGACAAACATATGGATCGCTCATCAACAACTACAAGCTCGAAGTATTAGCATTGTGAAGAATATCGACCACATATTCGCGTTATAAAAAATAGTGCAGTAAACCGAACTGGAGCAAATTACTTGCTAGTTAATCAGAAATGTGCACATCACTTGCCAGTTACATTCTCAACTAAAGTCACCCAAAAGGGTAACTGGCATTAGTTTGGCTTCATTTCTTTAGGACAAgcgatattttaaactactctaatttacaAGAAGTGCAACTCGAACTAACCCACAATTTGATGAATCATTTTCTCAACATTACACAGCTCCACAATGTAATTATGTAAATTAAATTAGCAAAAAGGCAGATATTAAGGTAATAAACACAGATTAGGCACTGAATTCTACTCAATTTTCATGCTTCACCTAAAATCTTACATTGAGTAAGCAAAGCATTGGCCTTTTCTACTTCTTCTTGCCGCCTTTACCGGCGGCGGCTTTGCGGCGGGAGGGCAGAATAATCTCTCCCTTGAGGATAGGAATCTCCATGATCTGGGTGAGCTCGCCGTACTTCTTCCTGAACTTCTCGACCTGGTCGTCGTCGACGAGCATGCCCGACCGGTTTCCGAGGTAGAAGGGGTGGTTGCCCGACCACACGTCCACCACGTACTCCTTCTGGGTCCCACCCGTCGTCATCACCAGCTCCCCCTTGCAGTACACCTTCGCGTCCTCGTGGAACTGCGGGTGTATCTCCTTCTTCCTGCACGTCACCACGTCACCACAGAGCGGCAATTCCCCGCCGACGACCCACCGCCGCCGCAGACCTGGAAAAGACGGAAATAATCATTTAACAAATTCATTTGGTAATATACGAAGAGATATATACGAGGTTCTTTGGGTAAATTTACCTTCTTGGGAGGGAGGAGCGTGGGGAAGGGTGTTCCATGGAGGAATGAGGTGTTTAGATTGAGCGCCATTTCTGTGTGTTTGACAAACGACGGAGAAGATGAGGTTTTATGTGGTTCTTTCATCCAAATTTACTGAATTGCCCCTGAATGGTTTGGGCTTGGTTTTGGACTAAATTTTAAGCTAGAAAATTAAATGGGCTGTTCGGCAAACAAAATAGTTCAACTGGACTGAAGCccaattggagagattgaaggCGGTGGGATCTGATCTTACgactaagaaagaaaaattggaaaaaagcAACCTACCAGAGGCGACCTTCTGTATTTTGGTCTCACTCGATGATCTTGGTCGAACAACTATGTAGTGTGAGCGTTGTGACCTGAAGAACTTTCTCGTTCAAAATATGCCAAGCAGGATGGAGACTTGAAACAATATAAATTTCTTGGTTCATTTCTCATTCGACCTATGAACATACGTTCGTTCCTTACATATAAACCGACAGTTGAGGGTGTCATTAGTTTGCTTACTAGTACAATGGATCCCCTAGCAGCAAGAGCGAGAATGTCAGAACTACAAGACCTAAGAAAGTTCCTCTGAAGACTGCCATTAATAATTCAAGTCCAAGGCTTTGAGTGTATAGTTTACTCTCACTGCATGGGTATACGGTGCACTCCCACCTACTACTGTGGATAAAAAGCTGTTCACATTGTGGAACTTCTTGTCTCTGGTGTCACCTGCTCCAAGGAAGAATATTTCTCTAACATTTGATTTTTCTCCACTTTTGGCTGTAGAGAGTTTGCATCACTTTAATCAATCAATATGTAATATTGCCTTAAATTGGGTAAAATCGCATTTCATACGTACGAAGTTTCCTCACTGTTTCTTACGCTGGGCAAAACCCCAACGCGGTTTAAATATTGGGTTTAGGGTATAGATGAGGGTGTGAAAATGCCATTAGCAGCTAATCAGACTAAAACTGGAAATAGTTTCGCAGAAGATGAGCAAGATGACTAGATGACAGCACAACTCCTTGAAATGACATATAAGATTGATACGaatatttgtttcatatttgtgATTTCTGCAGGTAAGTGTGATTGATTCAATCACCATGATTAAGGTTCGACTGCTATATACAGAAAACCTACGTTTGGGCAGTATCTTCTGCCAGCTGCGATTGCGAGGACATCGAACAACCCACACGGTAACTCGTGTGAACTCGAGCACTTAAAAGTGAAAGGCTCCATTTTACGATGCTagcaagaaaaataatgatGCAGAACAATTGGCCAAAtggattgaaaagaaaatggacTGTCGGAAGGCAAAAGGATGCAGTGGGAATATGTAAATTTGGTGTTCGTGCTCTGATTTAGGCCTATGATACTTTTTTGTAAAGAGAACGATACCACGGTTCAAACTCACTATTTTGTTATGACATACcatgaattttggctatttgAGGACATTTTAGCCTCCCAAATGCAGATTTAAATGCGTAGTACGTGTGTTATACGTGTAAAGTATATTGGAGTTTTAAAAATGTGCAAATTTAGGAGTCTCATGCATCTATGTGTGAGAGCAAGAGGGTTACCCGAGGTTAGAGATAAGAGAGAAAAAACTCCAAAATCTAAAAACAATACAGCTCCAATTATTTCCTCATATTATAGCATCTCTTTTGTATGACATAGTTAACAATGGAGCCTGATAAACATAATTCACAGTGGAGCCTGATAAACTGCATCATGtttataactatatatatatatatatatatatatatatatatagttactCCACATGAACTGTAAGTTTCATTCCATTTTCACAGTAGGGAGACGGATATGGTGCGAAGTAGATTGTGCCCTTCTCCAATACTGCATGATCGTTTCCTGACGTGTATAGTTTTATCACGCCGGCATATAACTCACACTTGTCGAACAAATATTTGTCCCGTACAGCAGCTACCATGAGAAGGGGATCTTTATATTCGAAAACTGTTTTCAAAATACAATattgaattagtaaacaaacCAGCTGCTAATCAAATATAGTAATATTTGAGGATGCATGAACacgaattgaaaagaaaaccaAAGTGTTAGTCAGCCATTTTAATTACCCAAAACATCTCCAGCCTTGAACTTCTTGTCCTCAGTCCACTGGGTTAAGTTAGCATCAGGGCTCCATCTTTCCTCATCCCCCACTATATATTCTTTTCCATCAACTTCTTCGCATCGGAGCAGCAAACAACTGACAAAAAGGCCGATTCCAATCACCAAAATTTTGTTCATTCCAACTGCCATCTTTGATCGATCCACAGACAAACTATATATATAACCTTGACCTTTCTCTATCAACCCCGAACACAAAACAACTTATATATACAATATTGAGCCTATTACGCATTCAATTCGTACGTTTTGATTTGCTCCTCCAAATGCCATATGATCGATATATATTTCCATAACTAATTTTCACATTTATTGAATAattattgaaaatatatattccTTATTCTTCTATGCTTGTGTATTTCAACTCATAATCGGGTCAATTTCTGATGATGATTTTGTATCATTTTAGAGGTATATCATTGAATGGGTGGATAATCCATTGAAAATTTTGTAATGATTTTATACCATTTTGAGTCAAATACTTAATTGTTGCCAATGTGGGAATTGGTTTCCCGTGAGACACCGTGTGGTGCCACTCGTGAGAGGGCGTTTTGGGGAAGAGAGTCTTATCTATCGACAATTGTGCTGTTTCCTGGTAGTTcatttagtttttcattttttagtctaaattttttagttttagaaCATGAATGTTGGTTTTGATTGCTTAGATGATATCGGTTTATATGAAGCATGTTACGTACATTATGTTGGTACTTGGCACAaagtttttattctatttattttttcatatacATTGCGCAGTgagttttaaaatttcattagtGAAAAAGGTTTTTGCGCGACAAGGTGTATTTGGACACCCAAAATTTCATCGTGCAAGAGTTTATTTTTTACTACTGATCATTTCACCATCAAGAGTGCAAACACGTAAAATGTTGTCCTTTGAGAACGAACAAAGAAGCatactttggttttttttttttttttttttttaaacaagaaTATGTATGTTCCTGGGAAAGGCATCAACCATGAAGAAAGAAGGTACAAATGATTAAGATAAGTGTTTTACTTTTCGTTTATCTGGAACCTTTGCAGCATTAAAGCTAAAAGTTTAACCccagaagaaattaaaaatgtgAAATTAAGAAAGTTAAGAAAGTGGTCTCTTTTAGTTTAAGCATATACATAAACTTAATTTAGCtagttaattacttaattaacgCGACGACAATTCTTTCGGACTTGTCCCTCGAACCCAGTAAGAGGACTAATGTTCCCCATCTTAACCATGGACTTAGCAAACTGCTGAAAGAATAAGCTCTCATTAGCTGCATAGGTTTTCACCAGCTCAGCTGCCTGCCTTCTGTTCCCAGTAAGAAGTACTTGGTCTGAAGGGAGAAGTCCATGTCCCCCAAGTATAAGCTTGAAGTAGCTGTTGTCGAGCCTTGTAGGGGAAACAAAGTCCAAGGGAGCAGGTGTGTTGTCGCCACCTCTTCTTGGGCAAACTGATTTCCGAGTCTGCCTGACGAACGAACACTTAGCGAACCCAATTGTATGCCCTCCTGCATTGATATTGTTCATAACAAAAA encodes the following:
- the LOC137717276 gene encoding defensin-like protein 19 gives rise to the protein MQRWQWWKQRICQRRSKTWSGFCANTGNCNSQCRNWEGALHGACHAQFPGVACFCYFRC
- the LOC137717378 gene encoding basic blue protein-like; protein product: MAVGMNKILVIGIGLFVSCLLLRCEEVDGKEYIVGDEERWSPDANLTQWTEDKKFKAGDVLVFEYKDPLLMVAAVRDKYLFDKCELYAGVIKLYTSGNDHAVLEKGTIYFAPYPSPYCENGMKLTVHVE